Proteins co-encoded in one Salarias fasciatus chromosome 4, fSalaFa1.1, whole genome shotgun sequence genomic window:
- the mapk8ip3 gene encoding C-Jun-amino-terminal kinase-interacting protein 3 isoform X6: MMELQIDEVVYQDDYGSGSVMSERVSGLANSIYREFERLIRSYDEEVVKELMPLVVNVLENLDAVLTENQEHEVELELLKEDNEQLITQYEREKALRKQAEEKFIEFEDALEAEKKDLQVQVEFLELQSKQLELKSKNYSDQITRLEERESDMKREYNALHQRHTEMIQTYVEHIERSKMQQAGSQSEGPGCGRTQRHSWRKSKAERPPSLSLYPSGEGMVRGGLGGARMMPGKDIWQEDGSESDSVAATPSSTGSKSNTPTSSVPSATVTPINEGFLSHANFDAVRSGNRRKGDKRLSRNMEVQVSQETRNVSIGMGSSDEWSEFQEIIDSTPELDMCVDPRMYGGGSSPSQGIVNEAFGINTDSLYHEIKDAKSDIIGDVDAGAELLGEFSVRDDFFGMGKEVENLLTENKQLLETKNALNIVKNDLIAKVDELSGEQAVLREELEALRQSKNKVDARVKELEEELKRLRAEALGASRDSKDEGGDDFSSPMQDGDMTMTQRRRFTRVEMARVLMERNQYKERLMELQEAVRWTEMIRASRESPPIQEKKKSTIWQFFARLFSSSSSPPPVKRPYYSVNIHYKSPSPAGFSQRRSHTMCQISTSNRTLEFFPEELASNGVASLLSDSALLARREQRREQYRQVREHMRRDDGIMQACGWSVPSRFKQTGGQTDSAQDSPLKRQQTANEKDDNRMKNVPVPVYCRPLVEKDPNRKLWCAAGVDLTGWRAGSQDSAPAKALPSGSDPLQAEEDGGDKKSSHTSPEKRKSKELQETDTMNSRVWILTSTHSASKVVIIDANQPGSLVDQFNVCNAHVLCISSVPAASESDYPAGEIVLDPGDGGAGGGEDAGSVEGMLAGITLVGCATNCSVARSNCSSRTDTPIMDKGQAPTAPPMNGKIHPAQSAEEATEATEVPESTASQTEIRSGPPGPFTEHVFTDPPPRPADASDRSTGHSKEEASQPTESEDGGEEAKNYTSVAPTMWLGAQNGWLYVHSAVGNWKKCLHSIKLKDSVLSLVHVKGRVLVALADGTLAIFHRSEDGQWDLSNYHLMDLGRPHHSIRCMAVVHDKVWCGYKNKIHVIQPKSMQIEKSFDAHPRRESQVRQLAWLGDGVWVSIRLDSTLRLYHAHTHQHLQDVDIEPYVSKMLGTGKLGFSFVRITALLIGGNRLWVGTGNGVIISIPLTETNKVSPTSSGGVIHVYSDDSSEKSSGSFMPFCSMAQAQLCFHGHRDAVKFFVSVPGNVLATLNGSVLDSPSEGQGSAAPTETEAQSVHNVLVLSGGEGYIDFRIGDGEDDETEEGESAGASQMKPALSKAERSHIIVWQVSYVPE, from the exons ATGATGGAGCTGCAGATCGACGAGGTGGTGTACCAGGACGACTACGGCTCCGGCTCCGTCATGTCGGAGCGCGTGTCGGGCCTGGCCAACAGCATCTACCGGGAGTTCGAGCGGCTCATACGCAGCTACGACGAGGAGGTGGTGAAGGAGCTGATGCCGCTGGTGGTGAACgtcctggagaacctggacgCGGTGCTGACGGAGAACCAGGAGCacgaggtggagctggagctgctgaaggaggacAACGAGCAGCTCATCACCCAGTACGAGCGCGAGAAGGCGCTGCGCAAGCAGGCGGAGGAG AAATTCATCGAGTTCGAGGATGCGCTGGAGGCTGAGAAGAAGGACCTGCAGGTGCAGGTGGAGtttctggagctgcagagcaaacAGCTGGAGCTCAAGTCCAAGAACTACTCAGACCAGA TCACTCGTCTGGAGGAGCGAGAATCAGACATGAAGAGAGAGTACAACGCCCTGCACCAGCGCCACACGGAG ATGATCCAAACGTACGTGGAGCACATAGAGCGGTCCAAAATGCAGCAGGCGGGAAGTCAATCAGAAGGCCCCGGCTGCGGACGAAC TCAACGCCACTCATGGAGGAAAAG CAAAGCGGAGCGGCCGCCGTCGTTGAGCCTGTACCCCAGCGGCGAGGGCATGGTACGTGGGGGTCTCGGGGGGGCTAGGATGATGCCCGGGAAAGACATCTGGCAG GAGGACGGATCAGAGTCCGACTCCGTGGCAGCGACGCCAAGCAGCACAGGCAGCAAGTCCAACACGCCCAcctcctccgtcccctccgCCACCGTCACCCCCATCAACGAGGGCTTCCTCTCGCACGCCAACTTCGACGCCGTGCGCTCCGGGAACCGGAGGAAAGGCGACAAGCGTCTCAGCCGGAACATGGAGGTCCAGGTTTCCCAGGAAACCAGGAACGTCAGCATCG GAATGGGGAGCAGCGACGAGTGGTCTGAGTTTCAGGAGATCATTGATTCCACCCCGGAGCTGGACATGTGTGTGGACCCCCGTATGTACGGCGGAGGAAGCAG CCCCTCTCAGGGCATCGTGAACGAGGCCTTTGGCATCAACACGGATTCTCTGTACCACGAGATCAAAGACGCCAAGTCAGACATCATCGGAGATGTGGATGCAGGAGCTGAGCTGCTAG GCGAGTTCTCAG TCCGTGATGATTTCTTCG GGATGGGAAAAGAGGTGGAGAACCTGCTGACAGAGAACAAACAACTCCTGGAGACCAA AAACGCGCTCAACATCGTGAAAAATGACCTTATAGCCAAAGTGGACGAGCTGTCGGGGGAGCAGGCGGtgctgagggaggagctggaggcgcTCCGGCAGTCCAAGAACAAGGTGGATGCCAGAGTCAAAGAACTGGAGGAAGAACTGAAGAG GTTGAGAGCTGAGGCTCTTGGGGCGTCTCGGGACTCCAaggatgaaggaggagacgAC TTCTCATCTCCGATGCAAGACGGCGACATGACGATGACCCAGCGGCGGCGGTTCACCCGGGTGGAGATGGCCCGGGTGCTGATGGAGAGGAACCAGTACAAGGAGCggctgatggagctgcaggaggccgtGCGGTGGACAGAGATGATCAG gGCGTCCCGGGAAAGTCCTCCGattcaggagaagaagaaatccaccATCTGGCAGTT CTTCGCTCGTCTCTTCAGCTCGTCGTCCAGCCCGCCGCCCGTCAAGCGGCCGTACTACAGCGTCAACATCCACTACAAGTCTCCCTCGCCGGCCGGCTTCTCCCAGCGCCGCAGCCACACCATGTGCCAGATCTCCACCTCCAACCGGACGCTGGAGTTCTTCCCCGAAGA ACTGGCCAGTAACGGTGTTGCGTCTCTCCTCAGTGACTCGGCACTGTTGGCCCGCCGAGAGCAGCGGCGCGAACAGTACCGGCAGGTCCGGGAGCACATGCGCCGCGACGACGGCATCATGCAGGCCTGCGGCTGGAGCGTGCCGTCCCGCTTCAAGCAG ACTGGTGGTCAGACGGACAGCGCTCAGGACAGCCCACTGAAGAGACAACAG ACCGCCAATGAGAAAGATGATAACCGCATGAAGAATGTTCCCGTCCCAGTTTActgtcgccccctggtggagaaAGACCCCAACAGGAAG CTGTGGTGTGCAGCAGGGGTGGATCTGACGGGCTGGAGGGCTGGCAGCCAGGACTCGGCACCAGCTAAAGCCTTGCCGAGCGGCAGCGACCCACTGCAGGCCGAGGAGGACGGAGGCGACAAGAAGAGCAGCCACACGTCCCCCGAGAAGAGGAAG TCGAAGGAGCTCCAGGAGACGGACACCATGAACAGCCGCGTGTGGATCCTCACCAGCACCCACTCCGCCAGCAAGGTGGTCATCATCGACGCCAACCAGCCGGGATCGCTGGTCGACCAGTTCAACGTCTGCAACGCTCACGTGCTGTGCATCTCCAGCGTACCAG CCGCCAGCGAGAGCGATTACCCGGCAGGAGAGATCGTGTTGGACCCAGGTGACGGTGGAGCGGGCGGCGGTGAGGACGCCGGCTCGGTGGAGGGCATGCTGGCGGGCATCACGCTGGTCGGCTGTGCCACCAACTGCAGCGTCGCCCGCAGCAACTGCTCCTCGCGCACCGACACGCCCATCATGGACAAAGGCCAAG ctcccacagctccacccatgAACGGGAAGATTCACCCCGCCCAGTCCGCAGAGGAGGCCACCGAGGCCACCGAGGTCCCCGAGTCCACGGCCAGCCAGACGGAGATCCGGTCCGGACCGCCGGGGCCGTTTACCGAGCACGTCTTCACCGATCCCCCGCCTCGCCCTGCAGATGCCTCCGACCGGAGCACGGGCCACTCCAAGGAGGAAGCGTCTCAGCCCACAGAGTCAGAGGACGGCGGCGAAGAGGCCAAAAACTACACCAGCGTGGCCCCCACCATGTGGCTCGGGGCCCAGAACGGCTG GCTGTACGTCCACTCAGCTGTTGGAAACTGGAAGAAGTGCCTCCACTCCATCAAACTGAAAGACTCGGTGCTCAGTCTGGT gcATGTCAAAGGTCGTGTGCTGGTTGCACTGGCCGATGGGACCCTCGCCATTTTCCACAGATCGGAGG ATGGCCAGTGGGATTTGTCCAACTACCACCTCATGGACCTCGGCCGGCCTCATCACTCCATCCGCTGCATGGCTGTGGTTCACGACAAGGTGTGGTGCGGCTACAAGAACAAGATCCACGTCATCCAGCCCAAAAGCATGCAGATCGAG AAGTCCTTCGACGCTCACCCCCGCCGGGAGAGCCAGGTGCGGCAGCTGGCGTGGCTCGGCGACGGCGTGTGGGTGTCGATCCGGCTGGACTCCACCCTGCGCCTCTAccacgcccacacacaccagcacctGCAGGACGTGGACATCGAGCCGTACGTCAGCAAGATGCTGG GTACCGGCAAGCTGGGCTTCTCCTTCGTGCGGATCACGGCGCTGCTGATCGGCGGGAATCGCCTCTGGGTGGGAACCGGAAACGGTGTGATTATCTCCATCCCCCTGACAGAGA CCAATAAGGTGTCTCCTACCTCCTCGGGCGGGGTGATCCACGTGTACAGCGACGACAGCTCGGAGAAGAGCAGCGGCAGCTTCATGCCCTTCTGCTCCATGGCGCAGGCTCAGCTGTGTTTCCACGGCCATCGCGACGCCGTCAAGTTTTTCGTCTCTGTACCAG GCAATGTCCTGGCCACCCTGAACGGCAGCGTGCTGGACAGTCCCTCAGAGGGTCAGGGCTCGGCGGCGCCCACGGAGACGGAGGCGCAGAGCGTCCATAACGTGTTGGTGCTGAGTGGGGGAGAGGGATACATCGACTTCCGCATAG GCGACGGTGAGGATGACGAGACGGAGGAAGGAGAGAGCGCCGGGGCCTCCCAGATGAAACCCGCTCTGAGTAAAGCCGAGCGGAGCCACATCATCGTCTGGCAGGTGTCCTACGTCCCCGAGTGA
- the mapk8ip3 gene encoding C-Jun-amino-terminal kinase-interacting protein 3 isoform X2, with product MMELQIDEVVYQDDYGSGSVMSERVSGLANSIYREFERLIRSYDEEVVKELMPLVVNVLENLDAVLTENQEHEVELELLKEDNEQLITQYEREKALRKQAEEKFIEFEDALEAEKKDLQVQVEFLELQSKQLELKSKNYSDQITRLEERESDMKREYNALHQRHTEMIQTYVEHIERSKMQQAGSQSEGPGCGRTQRHSWRKSKAERPPSLSLYPSGEGMVRGGLGGARMMPGKDIWQEDGSESDSVAATPSSTGSKSNTPTSSVPSATVTPINEGFLSHANFDAVRSGNRRKGDKRLSRNMEVQVSQETRNVSIGMGSSDEWSEFQEIIDSTPELDMCVDPRMYGGGSSPSQGIVNEAFGINTDSLYHEIKDAKSDIIGDVDAGAELLGEFSGMGKEVENLLTENKQLLETKNALNIVKNDLIAKVDELSGEQAVLREELEALRQSKNKVDARVKELEEELKRLRAEALGASRDSKDEGGDDFSSPMQDGDMTMTQRRRFTRVEMARVLMERNQYKERLMELQEAVRWTEMIRASRESPPIQEKKKSTIWQFFARLFSSSSSPPPVKRPYYSVNIHYKSPSPAGFSQRRSHTMCQISTSNRTLEFFPEELASNGVASLLSDSALLARREQRREQYRQVREHMRRDDGIMQACGWSVPSRFKQTGGQTDSAQDSPLKRQQTANEKDDNRMKNVPVPVYCRPLVEKDPNRKLWCAAGVDLTGWRAGSQDSAPAKALPSGSDPLQAEEDGGDKKSSHTSPEKRKSKELQETDTMNSRVWILTSTHSASKVVIIDANQPGSLVDQFNVCNAHVLCISSVPAASESDYPAGEIVLDPGDGGAGGGEDAGSVEGMLAGITLVGCATNCSVARSNCSSRTDTPIMDKGQAPTAPPMNGKIHPAQSAEEATEATEVPESTASQTEIRSGPPGPFTEHVFTDPPPRPADASDRSTGHSKEEASQPTESEDGGEEAKNYTSVAPTMWLGAQNGWLYVHSAVGNWKKCLHSIKLKDSVLSLVHVKGRVLVALADGTLAIFHRSEDGQWDLSNYHLMDLGRPHHSIRCMAVVHDKVWCGYKNKIHVIQPKSMQIEKSFDAHPRRESQVRQLAWLGDGVWVSIRLDSTLRLYHAHTHQHLQDVDIEPYVSKMLGTGKLGFSFVRITALLIGGNRLWVGTGNGVIISIPLTETVVLHRGQLLGLRANKVSPTSSGGVIHVYSDDSSEKSSGSFMPFCSMAQAQLCFHGHRDAVKFFVSVPGNVLATLNGSVLDSPSEGQGSAAPTETEAQSVHNVLVLSGGEGYIDFRIGDGEDDETEEGESAGASQMKPALSKAERSHIIVWQVSYVPE from the exons ATGATGGAGCTGCAGATCGACGAGGTGGTGTACCAGGACGACTACGGCTCCGGCTCCGTCATGTCGGAGCGCGTGTCGGGCCTGGCCAACAGCATCTACCGGGAGTTCGAGCGGCTCATACGCAGCTACGACGAGGAGGTGGTGAAGGAGCTGATGCCGCTGGTGGTGAACgtcctggagaacctggacgCGGTGCTGACGGAGAACCAGGAGCacgaggtggagctggagctgctgaaggaggacAACGAGCAGCTCATCACCCAGTACGAGCGCGAGAAGGCGCTGCGCAAGCAGGCGGAGGAG AAATTCATCGAGTTCGAGGATGCGCTGGAGGCTGAGAAGAAGGACCTGCAGGTGCAGGTGGAGtttctggagctgcagagcaaacAGCTGGAGCTCAAGTCCAAGAACTACTCAGACCAGA TCACTCGTCTGGAGGAGCGAGAATCAGACATGAAGAGAGAGTACAACGCCCTGCACCAGCGCCACACGGAG ATGATCCAAACGTACGTGGAGCACATAGAGCGGTCCAAAATGCAGCAGGCGGGAAGTCAATCAGAAGGCCCCGGCTGCGGACGAAC TCAACGCCACTCATGGAGGAAAAG CAAAGCGGAGCGGCCGCCGTCGTTGAGCCTGTACCCCAGCGGCGAGGGCATGGTACGTGGGGGTCTCGGGGGGGCTAGGATGATGCCCGGGAAAGACATCTGGCAG GAGGACGGATCAGAGTCCGACTCCGTGGCAGCGACGCCAAGCAGCACAGGCAGCAAGTCCAACACGCCCAcctcctccgtcccctccgCCACCGTCACCCCCATCAACGAGGGCTTCCTCTCGCACGCCAACTTCGACGCCGTGCGCTCCGGGAACCGGAGGAAAGGCGACAAGCGTCTCAGCCGGAACATGGAGGTCCAGGTTTCCCAGGAAACCAGGAACGTCAGCATCG GAATGGGGAGCAGCGACGAGTGGTCTGAGTTTCAGGAGATCATTGATTCCACCCCGGAGCTGGACATGTGTGTGGACCCCCGTATGTACGGCGGAGGAAGCAG CCCCTCTCAGGGCATCGTGAACGAGGCCTTTGGCATCAACACGGATTCTCTGTACCACGAGATCAAAGACGCCAAGTCAGACATCATCGGAGATGTGGATGCAGGAGCTGAGCTGCTAG GCGAGTTCTCAG GGATGGGAAAAGAGGTGGAGAACCTGCTGACAGAGAACAAACAACTCCTGGAGACCAA AAACGCGCTCAACATCGTGAAAAATGACCTTATAGCCAAAGTGGACGAGCTGTCGGGGGAGCAGGCGGtgctgagggaggagctggaggcgcTCCGGCAGTCCAAGAACAAGGTGGATGCCAGAGTCAAAGAACTGGAGGAAGAACTGAAGAG GTTGAGAGCTGAGGCTCTTGGGGCGTCTCGGGACTCCAaggatgaaggaggagacgAC TTCTCATCTCCGATGCAAGACGGCGACATGACGATGACCCAGCGGCGGCGGTTCACCCGGGTGGAGATGGCCCGGGTGCTGATGGAGAGGAACCAGTACAAGGAGCggctgatggagctgcaggaggccgtGCGGTGGACAGAGATGATCAG gGCGTCCCGGGAAAGTCCTCCGattcaggagaagaagaaatccaccATCTGGCAGTT CTTCGCTCGTCTCTTCAGCTCGTCGTCCAGCCCGCCGCCCGTCAAGCGGCCGTACTACAGCGTCAACATCCACTACAAGTCTCCCTCGCCGGCCGGCTTCTCCCAGCGCCGCAGCCACACCATGTGCCAGATCTCCACCTCCAACCGGACGCTGGAGTTCTTCCCCGAAGA ACTGGCCAGTAACGGTGTTGCGTCTCTCCTCAGTGACTCGGCACTGTTGGCCCGCCGAGAGCAGCGGCGCGAACAGTACCGGCAGGTCCGGGAGCACATGCGCCGCGACGACGGCATCATGCAGGCCTGCGGCTGGAGCGTGCCGTCCCGCTTCAAGCAG ACTGGTGGTCAGACGGACAGCGCTCAGGACAGCCCACTGAAGAGACAACAG ACCGCCAATGAGAAAGATGATAACCGCATGAAGAATGTTCCCGTCCCAGTTTActgtcgccccctggtggagaaAGACCCCAACAGGAAG CTGTGGTGTGCAGCAGGGGTGGATCTGACGGGCTGGAGGGCTGGCAGCCAGGACTCGGCACCAGCTAAAGCCTTGCCGAGCGGCAGCGACCCACTGCAGGCCGAGGAGGACGGAGGCGACAAGAAGAGCAGCCACACGTCCCCCGAGAAGAGGAAG TCGAAGGAGCTCCAGGAGACGGACACCATGAACAGCCGCGTGTGGATCCTCACCAGCACCCACTCCGCCAGCAAGGTGGTCATCATCGACGCCAACCAGCCGGGATCGCTGGTCGACCAGTTCAACGTCTGCAACGCTCACGTGCTGTGCATCTCCAGCGTACCAG CCGCCAGCGAGAGCGATTACCCGGCAGGAGAGATCGTGTTGGACCCAGGTGACGGTGGAGCGGGCGGCGGTGAGGACGCCGGCTCGGTGGAGGGCATGCTGGCGGGCATCACGCTGGTCGGCTGTGCCACCAACTGCAGCGTCGCCCGCAGCAACTGCTCCTCGCGCACCGACACGCCCATCATGGACAAAGGCCAAG ctcccacagctccacccatgAACGGGAAGATTCACCCCGCCCAGTCCGCAGAGGAGGCCACCGAGGCCACCGAGGTCCCCGAGTCCACGGCCAGCCAGACGGAGATCCGGTCCGGACCGCCGGGGCCGTTTACCGAGCACGTCTTCACCGATCCCCCGCCTCGCCCTGCAGATGCCTCCGACCGGAGCACGGGCCACTCCAAGGAGGAAGCGTCTCAGCCCACAGAGTCAGAGGACGGCGGCGAAGAGGCCAAAAACTACACCAGCGTGGCCCCCACCATGTGGCTCGGGGCCCAGAACGGCTG GCTGTACGTCCACTCAGCTGTTGGAAACTGGAAGAAGTGCCTCCACTCCATCAAACTGAAAGACTCGGTGCTCAGTCTGGT gcATGTCAAAGGTCGTGTGCTGGTTGCACTGGCCGATGGGACCCTCGCCATTTTCCACAGATCGGAGG ATGGCCAGTGGGATTTGTCCAACTACCACCTCATGGACCTCGGCCGGCCTCATCACTCCATCCGCTGCATGGCTGTGGTTCACGACAAGGTGTGGTGCGGCTACAAGAACAAGATCCACGTCATCCAGCCCAAAAGCATGCAGATCGAG AAGTCCTTCGACGCTCACCCCCGCCGGGAGAGCCAGGTGCGGCAGCTGGCGTGGCTCGGCGACGGCGTGTGGGTGTCGATCCGGCTGGACTCCACCCTGCGCCTCTAccacgcccacacacaccagcacctGCAGGACGTGGACATCGAGCCGTACGTCAGCAAGATGCTGG GTACCGGCAAGCTGGGCTTCTCCTTCGTGCGGATCACGGCGCTGCTGATCGGCGGGAATCGCCTCTGGGTGGGAACCGGAAACGGTGTGATTATCTCCATCCCCCTGACAGAGA CGGTGGTCCTTCACCGGGGACAGCTCCTGGGTCTGAGGG CCAATAAGGTGTCTCCTACCTCCTCGGGCGGGGTGATCCACGTGTACAGCGACGACAGCTCGGAGAAGAGCAGCGGCAGCTTCATGCCCTTCTGCTCCATGGCGCAGGCTCAGCTGTGTTTCCACGGCCATCGCGACGCCGTCAAGTTTTTCGTCTCTGTACCAG GCAATGTCCTGGCCACCCTGAACGGCAGCGTGCTGGACAGTCCCTCAGAGGGTCAGGGCTCGGCGGCGCCCACGGAGACGGAGGCGCAGAGCGTCCATAACGTGTTGGTGCTGAGTGGGGGAGAGGGATACATCGACTTCCGCATAG GCGACGGTGAGGATGACGAGACGGAGGAAGGAGAGAGCGCCGGGGCCTCCCAGATGAAACCCGCTCTGAGTAAAGCCGAGCGGAGCCACATCATCGTCTGGCAGGTGTCCTACGTCCCCGAGTGA